One window from the genome of Oceanispirochaeta sp. encodes:
- a CDS encoding type 1 glutamine amidotransferase domain-containing protein, with product MKLKNKNIGMLVGPGFEDLEFWAVNIRVREEGARILVMGLNKGDTYSSKSGGLKAKAKFGPEDLGSKDLDALLIPGGWAPDQLRRVPEYLKLIREMDQSGKILGFICHAGWLAASAGILTGRKATGSLGIKDDMENAGATWVDLPAFREGNLVWGRVVADIPDYNRELILALAGGENHA from the coding sequence ATGAAACTCAAAAACAAAAATATTGGAATGCTAGTGGGTCCGGGTTTTGAAGACCTGGAGTTCTGGGCCGTTAATATCAGGGTCAGGGAAGAGGGCGCCCGTATCCTCGTTATGGGCCTGAACAAAGGGGATACTTACAGCAGTAAAAGCGGTGGGCTGAAAGCAAAGGCCAAGTTCGGTCCGGAGGATCTTGGTTCGAAAGATCTGGATGCCCTGCTGATCCCCGGAGGATGGGCTCCTGATCAGTTGCGCCGGGTGCCTGAATACCTCAAACTCATCCGGGAGATGGATCAGTCTGGTAAAATTCTGGGATTCATCTGTCATGCCGGATGGCTGGCAGCCAGTGCCGGGATCTTGACGGGACGGAAGGCTACGGGTTCACTGGGAATCAAGGATGATATGGAAAATGCCGGGGCTACCTGGGTCGACCTTCCCGCCTTCCGGGAAGGCAACCTGGTGTGGGGACGTGTTGTAGCAGATATTCCGGATTACAACAGAGAGTTGATTCTGGCTTTGGCCGGGGGAGAGAATCATGCATAG
- a CDS encoding PQQ-dependent sugar dehydrogenase yields the protein MHRFSLWSGLFLFLLAGSCSGESVKTLIEGSAGSRLQAESFGAFNEPWAMTFLPEGDLLISEKSGTLVLFHLKDRSRVLVQGVPEVAYGGQGGLGDIILHPQYRENHWVYLSYVERDESGNSGAVVARALLKNAAARAELENLEVLWRQIPKVQGTGHYSHRLAFGPEGHLFITSGERQKQTPAQSWTQNLGKVIRLNPDGTVPADNPFQDKGELAKTFWSLGHRNLLGIAFDQEGQLWTHEMGPRHGDEFNLILGGENYGWPLVSWGDQYSGLAIPDHDTRREFHSPELYWVPSIAPSGLIIYSGTLFSGWQGNAFIGGLVSESLIRVRMGGDQVQEVERFAMKKRAQSEGMNCHRRDSNFLPRLPEFRPVGNDLGLITIKSLQTFVFKSFYIDLELSI from the coding sequence ATGCATAGATTTTCTTTGTGGAGTGGTCTGTTCCTTTTTCTGCTTGCAGGCAGCTGTTCCGGAGAGTCGGTGAAAACCTTAATTGAGGGGAGTGCTGGTTCAAGGCTTCAAGCCGAGAGTTTTGGAGCATTCAATGAACCCTGGGCCATGACCTTTCTGCCCGAGGGAGATCTCCTTATAAGCGAAAAAAGCGGAACCCTGGTTCTGTTTCATCTGAAGGACCGCTCCCGGGTGCTGGTCCAGGGGGTGCCCGAGGTCGCCTACGGTGGCCAGGGGGGTCTGGGAGACATCATTCTCCATCCTCAATACAGGGAGAACCACTGGGTATACCTGTCTTATGTCGAGAGGGATGAGTCAGGAAATTCCGGAGCCGTCGTGGCCCGGGCTCTTTTAAAGAATGCAGCGGCCAGGGCTGAGCTGGAAAACCTGGAAGTCCTCTGGCGGCAGATCCCCAAGGTTCAGGGCACCGGTCACTACTCCCATCGTCTGGCCTTCGGCCCGGAGGGGCATCTGTTCATAACCTCGGGTGAACGGCAGAAACAGACCCCCGCCCAGAGCTGGACGCAGAATCTCGGCAAGGTGATCAGGTTAAACCCGGACGGTACCGTGCCTGCCGATAATCCCTTTCAGGATAAAGGAGAGCTTGCCAAAACCTTCTGGTCCCTCGGACATCGTAATCTTTTAGGCATAGCCTTCGACCAGGAGGGGCAGCTGTGGACCCATGAAATGGGCCCCAGGCATGGAGATGAATTCAATCTGATCCTTGGCGGTGAAAATTATGGCTGGCCTCTTGTCTCCTGGGGAGATCAATACTCGGGCCTTGCCATTCCCGATCATGATACCCGTCGGGAATTCCATTCTCCCGAGCTATACTGGGTGCCTTCAATTGCACCATCCGGGTTGATCATATATTCGGGGACACTGTTTTCAGGCTGGCAGGGTAATGCCTTTATCGGAGGCCTCGTATCAGAATCATTGATACGGGTCAGGATGGGTGGTGATCAGGTTCAGGAGGTTGAACGTTTTGCAATGAAAAAAAGGGCTCAGTCCGAAGGAATGAATTGTCATAGACGAGATTCAAATTTCCTCCCGCGTCTTCCGGAGTTCAGACCTGTAGGCAATGATTTAGGATTAATAACAATAAAATCATTGCAAACGTTTGTATTTAAATCATTTTATATCGATCTTGAATTATCGATTTAG
- a CDS encoding substrate-binding domain-containing protein: MKKLMLGLICLVVIATGAFAAGQQDADGVMKVGYVCNNFNDTFQTYVMDAAEGYFDGVADVEIVLQDALEDVIRQQDLVNTLIAQKIDALIVVPVDTSAMDPIVKAAAEAGIPLCFVNRNPYAGKTLPKNVFYVGSQEIIAGQQQMEYMGEMLDGKGGVAILMGKLDNEGALKRTEGNESVAASKFPGIKILAKETGNWQRDQGMILTENWLTAYGADLKGILANNDEMALGAVEALKAAGRTDIPVMGVDAIPDAKEAVGNGSLAATVLQDAVGQGEGGAKVIHNVLMGKSAEALTWVPFVLITPENLADFQ; encoded by the coding sequence ATGAAAAAACTTATGCTTGGCCTTATCTGCCTCGTCGTTATCGCAACAGGTGCTTTTGCTGCTGGTCAGCAGGATGCCGATGGAGTTATGAAAGTCGGTTATGTCTGTAACAACTTTAATGACACTTTCCAGACCTATGTCATGGATGCTGCCGAAGGTTATTTCGACGGTGTTGCCGATGTAGAAATCGTTCTGCAGGATGCACTGGAAGATGTTATCCGTCAGCAGGACCTGGTAAACACCTTGATAGCACAGAAAATTGATGCACTGATTGTCGTTCCCGTAGACACCAGCGCCATGGACCCCATTGTGAAAGCTGCAGCTGAAGCTGGAATCCCCCTTTGTTTTGTTAACAGGAATCCTTATGCAGGCAAAACACTTCCCAAGAATGTTTTTTATGTAGGTTCTCAGGAAATCATTGCCGGTCAGCAGCAGATGGAATATATGGGCGAAATGCTCGATGGTAAAGGCGGAGTCGCCATCCTTATGGGTAAACTGGACAACGAAGGTGCTTTGAAAAGAACCGAAGGTAACGAGTCTGTAGCCGCCTCTAAATTCCCCGGAATCAAAATTCTCGCTAAAGAAACAGGCAACTGGCAGAGAGACCAGGGCATGATTCTGACAGAAAACTGGCTCACCGCTTACGGTGCCGATCTGAAGGGTATTCTGGCAAATAATGATGAAATGGCTCTTGGTGCTGTAGAAGCCCTCAAGGCCGCCGGAAGAACTGATATCCCTGTCATGGGAGTTGATGCCATTCCAGACGCAAAAGAAGCCGTTGGAAATGGATCTCTGGCAGCTACGGTTCTTCAGGATGCCGTTGGACAGGGTGAAGGCGGAGCCAAGGTTATTCACAATGTCCTGATGGGCAAAAGTGCTGAAGCCTTAACATGGGTTCCCTTTGTTCTGATTACACCGGAAAATCTGGCTGACTTTCAGTAG
- a CDS encoding sugar ABC transporter ATP-binding protein yields MAEEKYLLQMQDIVKNFPGVKALKGVHLDVMPVEIHALMGDNGAGTSTLMNCLAGVFGQTSGSIIYDGELRERYNTIQALGMGISMIHQELSPVLHRPIMENIWLGREPLNRFGLVDHQKMYDMSVEVLKEIELNEDPRTEMVQLTVAKMQMIEIAKAVSYDSNLIIMDEPTSALTEKEIKQLFIIMRKLKDKGKSIIYISHKLDEVYEITDRITVYRDGTYIGTENTKNLALDKLINMMVGRDVDEMFPKVVCPIGEVKMEVRNLSHYRYFTDVSFTVRRGEILGVAGLIGSGRTEVIETIFGIRKKIGGEILIDGKAVDIASPRDAIGQHMALLTEDRRQTGIFPMLSVRLNMAITNIPHYLNKVGLIRNKKLKDDCDDYVKKIQVKTPSLMQRVENLSGGNQQKVLVARWLMTNPEILFLDEPTRGIDVGAKSEIHRLITRLAGEGKSIVMVSSELPEVMGMSDRIMVMHEGLVTGIVENSKDLTQEELMTYATGKAEGKEN; encoded by the coding sequence ATGGCAGAGGAAAAATATCTCCTGCAGATGCAGGATATCGTAAAAAACTTCCCTGGAGTAAAAGCTCTTAAGGGTGTTCATCTGGATGTGATGCCTGTTGAAATTCATGCCCTGATGGGTGACAATGGAGCCGGAACATCCACTCTTATGAACTGTCTTGCCGGAGTCTTCGGTCAGACCTCGGGATCCATCATTTATGATGGAGAACTAAGAGAACGTTACAATACAATACAGGCTCTTGGAATGGGGATTTCCATGATTCATCAGGAACTGAGTCCCGTATTGCACAGGCCCATTATGGAGAATATCTGGCTGGGTAGAGAGCCCCTGAACAGATTCGGTCTGGTTGACCATCAGAAAATGTATGATATGAGTGTTGAAGTTCTGAAAGAAATTGAACTGAATGAAGATCCCCGGACCGAGATGGTCCAGCTGACCGTAGCTAAGATGCAGATGATCGAGATTGCCAAGGCTGTGTCCTATGATTCCAATCTCATCATCATGGATGAGCCTACATCGGCTCTGACAGAAAAAGAAATCAAGCAGCTTTTTATCATCATGCGTAAACTGAAAGATAAAGGTAAAAGCATCATATATATATCTCACAAATTAGATGAAGTGTATGAAATCACCGACCGCATCACCGTCTATCGGGATGGAACCTATATCGGTACAGAGAATACGAAAAATCTGGCCCTGGATAAGCTGATCAATATGATGGTTGGAAGAGATGTGGATGAGATGTTTCCCAAGGTGGTCTGTCCCATTGGTGAAGTGAAAATGGAGGTCAGGAACCTGAGTCATTATCGTTACTTCACCGATGTTTCCTTTACTGTCAGAAGGGGTGAAATTCTGGGTGTCGCCGGACTCATCGGTTCGGGACGGACAGAGGTGATCGAAACCATCTTCGGTATCAGAAAAAAGATCGGGGGGGAAATCCTGATTGACGGAAAGGCTGTTGATATTGCCTCTCCCCGAGATGCAATAGGTCAGCATATGGCTTTGCTGACTGAAGACCGCAGGCAGACAGGCATTTTTCCAATGCTCTCTGTCCGTTTGAATATGGCCATAACAAATATCCCCCATTATCTGAATAAAGTAGGATTGATCCGGAACAAGAAACTGAAAGATGACTGTGATGATTATGTAAAAAAGATCCAGGTAAAAACACCTAGTCTGATGCAGAGAGTAGAAAACCTCAGTGGAGGGAATCAGCAGAAAGTTCTTGTGGCACGCTGGCTTATGACCAATCCGGAGATCCTCTTTCTGGATGAACCCACCAGAGGGATCGATGTGGGTGCCAAATCTGAAATCCACAGACTGATTACCCGGCTGGCAGGGGAAGGGAAATCCATCGTGATGGTGTCTTCAGAGCTGCCGGAAGTGATGGGGATGAGCGACAGGATCATGGTCATGCATGAAGGACTGGTGACAGGGATTGTCGAGAACAGTAAAGATCTGACCCAGGAAGAGCTGATGACCTATGCCACAGGAAAAGCAGAAGGAAAGGAGAATTAA
- a CDS encoding ABC transporter permease produces MPILKNTLKSQGTKEILQKYGIVFVLILMIVGISIMEPAFLSKSNIFNVLTHTAIYGIMALGLTFVIISKGIDLSVGSVLALSGVIAASLGQAADATGKYFPNMTEMPLIVPILGALAVGALCGAISGALIAKTHIPAFIATLGMMTVARGMALIYSDGRPVSTLIPSLTDLGGKIWGWLPIPVLIYFITIVVSTILLNQTRFGKSVYAIGGNIKAAEVSGVNVSRNLIAIYAYSGLLAGLAAVVFAGRVGSVHPGAATGYELTAIAATTIGGTSHSGGIGTIWGALVGALVLSVMRNGMTLMGVDAYWQQVTEGVIIVVAVIVDMRKNLKKD; encoded by the coding sequence ATGCCCATTCTGAAGAATACTTTAAAATCGCAGGGAACCAAAGAGATCCTGCAGAAATACGGAATCGTATTTGTTCTTATATTGATGATCGTCGGGATCAGCATAATGGAGCCGGCGTTCCTCAGTAAATCCAATATTTTTAATGTCCTGACTCACACGGCTATCTATGGAATCATGGCTCTGGGGTTGACCTTTGTCATCATTTCCAAGGGAATTGACCTTTCTGTCGGTTCTGTCCTTGCTTTGTCCGGTGTCATCGCCGCCAGTCTGGGACAGGCTGCAGATGCTACAGGCAAATACTTTCCCAATATGACAGAAATGCCTCTCATCGTACCTATTCTGGGAGCCCTTGCGGTGGGAGCCCTCTGCGGTGCCATCAGCGGAGCCCTGATTGCCAAGACTCACATTCCCGCCTTTATCGCAACCTTAGGGATGATGACTGTGGCCCGGGGTATGGCTTTGATTTACTCCGATGGTAGACCTGTGAGCACATTGATTCCCTCCCTCACGGATCTGGGCGGAAAAATTTGGGGATGGCTTCCCATTCCTGTTTTGATTTATTTCATCACGATTGTTGTAAGCACGATTCTGCTGAATCAGACCCGCTTCGGTAAGAGTGTCTATGCCATTGGCGGGAACATCAAGGCTGCCGAGGTCTCCGGGGTCAATGTCAGCCGAAACCTCATTGCCATCTATGCCTACAGCGGTCTTCTGGCCGGTCTGGCAGCGGTTGTGTTTGCCGGAAGAGTCGGTTCAGTCCACCCCGGTGCGGCCACGGGGTACGAGTTGACCGCCATCGCCGCAACGACTATCGGCGGAACCAGTCACTCCGGAGGTATCGGTACTATCTGGGGAGCCCTGGTGGGTGCACTTGTCCTTTCGGTTATGAGAAACGGTATGACCCTGATGGGTGTTGATGCCTACTGGCAGCAGGTCACCGAAGGGGTCATCATCGTCGTAGCGGTTATCGTCGACATGCGTAAAAACTTGAAAAAAGACTAA
- the iolG gene encoding inositol 2-dehydrogenase produces MKKIKIGSVGLGRLGLQHAENIATRVMNVELTALCDLNKNLLNETADRLGVEHRCNSFEEMIALEELDAICIVSPSGLHTAQISAALAAGKHVFSEKPLGVTVEECKEAEKAVESHPDKVFMLGFMRRFDPSYMYAHQKVASGEIGKPILFRSYSQDPEKFIDGAIAFAGHSGGQFLDMAVHDIDLARWFLNSEPESVTAMGGCYAHPEFGEFKDGDNVSCLMKFKNDAMVFLFAGRTAPHGYNVETEIIGTKGILRIASVPQKNLVEILDHSGVRKECSENFLERFESSYVNELQEFVDCILEERKPSVTVYDGTRVSEIAYKCKESFESGTQLRF; encoded by the coding sequence ATGAAGAAAATAAAGATTGGTTCCGTCGGCCTCGGCCGTCTGGGTCTGCAGCATGCGGAAAATATAGCCACCAGGGTCATGAATGTTGAATTGACTGCCTTGTGTGATCTCAATAAAAACCTGTTAAACGAAACTGCAGACCGACTGGGTGTGGAGCATCGCTGCAACAGCTTTGAAGAGATGATCGCTCTCGAAGAACTTGATGCTATCTGTATTGTCTCTCCCTCGGGTCTTCATACCGCCCAGATCTCCGCTGCCCTGGCCGCGGGAAAGCATGTTTTTTCAGAAAAACCTCTGGGGGTGACCGTAGAGGAGTGCAAAGAAGCCGAAAAAGCCGTAGAATCTCATCCGGATAAGGTTTTTATGCTGGGATTTATGCGCCGCTTTGACCCCTCCTATATGTATGCACACCAGAAGGTTGCCTCAGGGGAAATCGGTAAGCCGATCCTGTTTCGATCCTACAGTCAGGACCCGGAAAAGTTCATTGACGGAGCTATTGCCTTTGCCGGTCACAGCGGTGGACAGTTTCTGGATATGGCGGTTCATGACATCGATCTGGCCCGGTGGTTTCTGAATTCAGAACCTGAGTCTGTGACGGCTATGGGCGGCTGTTATGCCCACCCCGAGTTCGGAGAGTTCAAGGACGGAGACAATGTCTCCTGCCTGATGAAGTTTAAAAACGATGCTATGGTGTTTCTCTTTGCTGGACGAACCGCACCCCATGGATATAATGTAGAAACAGAGATCATCGGCACAAAAGGTATCCTCAGAATTGCTTCTGTTCCTCAGAAAAATCTGGTGGAAATACTGGATCATTCGGGTGTGCGAAAAGAGTGCAGTGAAAACTTTCTGGAACGATTTGAGAGCTCCTATGTCAACGAGCTGCAGGAGTTTGTGGATTGTATTCTGGAAGAGCGCAAACCATCTGTTACAGTATACGATGGCACCCGAGTCTCTGAAATTGCTTACAAATGCAAAGAATCATTTGAATCCGGGACTCAGTTGAGGTTTTAA
- a CDS encoding LacI family DNA-binding transcriptional regulator yields MNHQVTIKDIAEIAGVSFSTVSRCLNDSTLVAEKTKARVNKIANDLGFEFNAGARSMITSRVGTVGIILPEQYTAVNVNVYHGMLMNSLRTYLEKADVDLIVSYERNHYTNHNNIIRLVTRNKVDGLIILVEEVHPESLSYLVDYAVPFVCLHYPPGQEIKDQEVVYTDHYMGGKLVAEHLLEKGLKSFCMLAMEEKHLEFQLREEGYRDTIEKAGFVVKQFFSDSTFDSSRAVISQHAQELRECDAMFASNDLMGLGAIRAMKDHGFTIPDDMAVVGYDDSEFGRYSSPGLTSIHQPREELAHISCDRLFIQMEKRKNGEEIMKKRISIQPVLIPRESS; encoded by the coding sequence ATGAATCACCAGGTCACTATCAAAGATATCGCCGAAATCGCCGGAGTCAGCTTTTCCACCGTATCCCGCTGCTTGAATGACAGTACTTTGGTGGCCGAAAAGACGAAGGCAAGGGTGAATAAAATTGCCAATGACCTGGGGTTTGAGTTTAATGCGGGTGCACGGAGTATGATCACAAGCCGGGTAGGGACGGTGGGTATTATACTTCCCGAACAGTATACTGCGGTTAATGTCAATGTTTACCATGGAATGCTTATGAACAGTTTGAGAACCTATCTGGAAAAAGCGGATGTGGATTTGATTGTCAGTTATGAAAGAAATCATTATACAAATCACAATAACATCATCCGGTTGGTGACCCGCAACAAGGTGGATGGCTTGATAATCCTGGTGGAAGAAGTCCATCCCGAAAGTCTGAGCTATCTTGTGGATTACGCCGTGCCCTTTGTCTGCCTTCACTATCCTCCCGGACAGGAGATCAAAGATCAGGAAGTCGTGTACACAGATCATTACATGGGGGGCAAGCTTGTGGCCGAACACCTGCTGGAAAAGGGTTTGAAATCCTTTTGTATGCTGGCCATGGAAGAAAAGCATCTTGAGTTCCAATTACGGGAGGAAGGATATCGGGACACCATTGAAAAAGCAGGTTTTGTGGTGAAGCAGTTTTTCAGTGACTCCACCTTTGATTCTTCCAGAGCCGTCATTTCACAGCATGCGCAAGAACTGAGAGAGTGTGATGCCATGTTTGCCTCGAATGACCTGATGGGTCTCGGTGCCATCAGGGCCATGAAGGATCATGGTTTTACAATCCCCGATGATATGGCTGTTGTCGGCTACGATGACAGTGAATTCGGCCGCTATAGCAGTCCAGGATTGACCTCCATCCATCAGCCCCGGGAGGAACTGGCTCATATTTCCTGTGACCGCCTTTTCATTCAGATGGAGAAGAGGAAAAACGGGGAAGAAATCATGAAGAAGAGGATCAGCATACAGCCTGTATTGATCCCCAGAGAGTCTTCCTGA
- a CDS encoding 5-deoxy-glucuronate isomerase, protein MIVRNNIKTTGYTVITEEDGVHSSMLLDFGILKLKKGDTWKSNENKERAWLLIKGNVRFDWKGESVSALRNSCFEENPSVLHVPRNVDVTITALADAELALEMKNNPVDFTPRYYAPEDIRCDIFGGGTLNETSIRTVRTVFDGVIAPESNMVLGEVINHPGKWSSYPPHHHPQPEIYHYRHFPEQGFGVSLLNEDAHVVKNGETCLIEGGKTHSQVAGAGYAMYYIWMIPHLPGDRWLPTTRYYKEDHQWLLEKDVKIWPELKHGESKA, encoded by the coding sequence TTGATTGTAAGGAATAATATTAAGACCACAGGGTATACGGTAATAACCGAAGAGGACGGAGTCCATTCCTCCATGCTACTGGATTTTGGAATCCTGAAGCTTAAGAAGGGTGATACATGGAAATCAAATGAAAATAAAGAACGAGCCTGGCTCCTGATCAAGGGAAACGTCCGCTTTGACTGGAAGGGTGAATCCGTCTCTGCCCTGAGGAACTCCTGTTTTGAAGAGAACCCTTCGGTTCTTCATGTTCCCCGGAATGTGGATGTGACCATTACGGCTCTTGCCGATGCGGAACTGGCTCTTGAAATGAAAAACAATCCCGTTGATTTTACACCTCGATATTATGCGCCTGAAGACATCCGCTGTGATATCTTCGGCGGCGGGACCCTGAATGAAACATCCATCAGAACCGTAAGGACTGTTTTTGACGGTGTGATTGCCCCTGAGTCCAATATGGTCCTGGGAGAAGTGATCAATCACCCCGGCAAGTGGTCCAGTTATCCTCCTCACCACCATCCCCAGCCGGAGATCTATCACTACAGACATTTTCCCGAACAGGGATTCGGTGTCTCTCTTCTGAATGAGGACGCCCATGTGGTAAAAAATGGTGAAACCTGTCTGATTGAAGGTGGTAAAACACATTCTCAGGTGGCCGGAGCGGGTTACGCCATGTATTACATCTGGATGATCCCCCATCTTCCCGGGGACAGATGGCTTCCTACAACCCGTTATTACAAGGAAGACCATCAGTGGCTCCTGGAAAAGGATGTCAAAATATGGCCGGAATTGAAACATGGGGAGTCTAAAGCATGA
- the iolD gene encoding 3D-(3,5/4)-trihydroxycyclohexane-1,2-dione acylhydrolase (decyclizing), whose translation MKTIRLTMAQALVKFLDNQYVSQDGTEEKFINGVFGIFGHGCVVGLGEALQEPDHSLKFYQGHNEQGMAHAAIAYAKQNNRRKIMAVTSSIGPGALNMVTAAGLASVNRIPVLLLPGDAFACRQPDPVLQQMEQFHDYTATSNDAFRSVCRYWDRVNRPEQLMTAALNALRVLTDPAETGAVCLALPQDVQAESWDYPAEFFEKRVHFMDRRSLTPEALGRAADLIAGSQKPMVVCGGGVRYSEAGEALAAFCEEFHIPFGETQAGKSAVTWDHAMNLGGMGVTGGLAANMISENADLIIAVGTRMSDFTTGSKSSFKNQGVQFLSLNVNSFDAYKMNAFPFLCDARSGLESLSLELRSRRWISVYTTEISEARAAWKKEVDHLYFDEESGPNRGYSQMRALGIMNEEAFADDAIVVGASGSLPGDMQRVWRPRCKDSYHMEYGFSCMGYEVSGALGAKIAAPDQEVYSMTGDASFVMLHSEILTSIQEGIKINIMLFDNNGFGCIDNLQTSQGIPKFGCELKYRNPETGRLDEGGKLIPVDYAKIAEGYGCRVWRVSNSDELKLALKEAKESPVTTLIDIKVDFDSMSGGYMNWWRVGTPEVSKKKTVLEANKDLVKNIAEAKQY comes from the coding sequence ATGAAAACAATACGATTGACCATGGCTCAGGCTCTGGTGAAATTTCTGGACAATCAATATGTATCCCAGGACGGGACTGAAGAAAAATTTATCAATGGTGTGTTCGGTATCTTCGGGCACGGCTGTGTGGTCGGCCTTGGAGAAGCTCTTCAGGAACCCGATCACTCCCTGAAATTTTATCAGGGACATAATGAGCAGGGAATGGCCCATGCTGCCATTGCCTATGCTAAACAGAACAATCGCCGGAAAATCATGGCGGTTACTTCCTCCATCGGTCCCGGTGCCTTGAATATGGTCACCGCTGCCGGTCTGGCTTCGGTCAACAGAATCCCGGTCCTCCTCCTGCCGGGTGATGCCTTCGCCTGCCGGCAGCCTGACCCTGTTCTTCAGCAGATGGAACAGTTTCATGACTATACCGCTACCAGCAACGATGCTTTCCGCTCTGTCTGCCGATATTGGGATCGGGTTAACCGGCCGGAACAGCTGATGACCGCTGCCCTGAACGCTCTGCGTGTACTCACAGATCCTGCCGAGACGGGTGCGGTCTGTCTGGCACTGCCCCAGGATGTTCAGGCGGAATCCTGGGATTATCCGGCTGAATTCTTTGAAAAGCGGGTTCATTTCATGGATCGCCGCTCTTTGACTCCCGAGGCCCTGGGACGTGCCGCCGATCTTATCGCCGGCAGTCAAAAACCAATGGTTGTCTGCGGCGGGGGTGTCCGCTATTCCGAAGCCGGAGAAGCACTGGCCGCCTTTTGTGAAGAGTTTCACATTCCCTTTGGAGAGACTCAGGCCGGTAAAAGTGCTGTCACATGGGATCATGCCATGAACCTGGGCGGTATGGGTGTCACCGGTGGTCTGGCTGCCAATATGATCAGCGAAAATGCCGATTTGATCATTGCCGTGGGAACCAGAATGTCCGATTTCACAACCGGAAGTAAATCATCCTTTAAGAACCAGGGAGTTCAATTCCTGTCTCTCAATGTGAATAGCTTTGATGCCTATAAAATGAATGCATTTCCCTTCCTCTGCGACGCCCGTTCCGGTTTGGAATCTCTGAGTCTGGAGCTGCGGAGCAGGCGATGGATATCAGTCTATACCACAGAAATTAGTGAGGCCCGGGCCGCCTGGAAAAAAGAGGTGGACCACCTTTACTTCGATGAAGAGTCGGGCCCCAATAGAGGTTATTCCCAGATGAGGGCTCTTGGTATTATGAATGAAGAGGCCTTTGCAGACGATGCTATTGTCGTGGGTGCTTCTGGAAGCCTCCCGGGTGACATGCAGAGAGTCTGGAGACCCCGATGCAAGGATTCCTACCATATGGAATACGGATTTTCATGCATGGGTTATGAGGTCTCAGGGGCTCTGGGTGCCAAGATAGCTGCTCCTGATCAGGAGGTCTACTCTATGACGGGGGATGCCAGCTTTGTCATGCTCCATTCCGAAATCCTCACCAGCATTCAGGAAGGCATCAAGATCAATATCATGCTTTTTGATAATAACGGATTCGGCTGCATCGATAATCTGCAGACCAGTCAGGGAATTCCAAAGTTCGGCTGCGAGCTGAAGTACAGAAATCCAGAGACAGGCAGGCTGGATGAGGGTGGTAAATTGATTCCCGTAGACTATGCCAAAATTGCCGAAGGCTACGGCTGCCGGGTCTGGAGAGTCAGCAATTCGGATGAACTTAAACTGGCTCTGAAAGAAGCCAAGGAGAGTCCCGTGACCACTCTGATAGACATCAAGGTGGACTTTGATTCTATGTCCGGCGGGTATATGAACTGGTGGCGGGTGGGAACACCCGAGGTTTCCAAGAAAAAAACTGTTCTGGAAGCCAATAAAGATCTTGTAAAAAATATTGCAGAAGCAAAACAATATTAG